Genomic DNA from Candidatus Binatia bacterium:
CGCGTCGTCGGCGAACGCGAGCTGCGGGGTCTCGCTCGGGAGAACCGTGGCCATGAATCGGCCCGGATAGATGATGTCGGTGGAAACGTCGTCTCCCAGCTTCTTCACGACCAGCCCTTCCGTCATCTCAGTGCGCCTCCCTCGGATCGGTGATCACGCCGGAGACCGCGCTGGCCGCGGCCACGGCGGGCGAGCAGAGGTAAACCTCGCCGGTCGGGTTGCCCATCCGTCCCTTGAAATTCCGGTTGGTGGTCGAGAGGGCGACCTCGCCGTCGCCCAGCGCGCCCTGGTGGACGCCGAGACAGGGACCGCAGCCCGGATTGCACACCACGGCACCCGCCTCCATGAGATCGCGCAGGTAGCCGCGGTCCAGCGCCTGGTGGAAGATCCGCCACGAAGCGGGGAAGACCAGCATGCGCGTCCCGGCCGCGACCTTGCGTCCCCGGAGCGTGCGAGCCGCGACCTCGATGTCGTCCAGCCGGCCGTTGGTGCAGGAGCCGATGACGATCTGCTGCACCTTCGTCCCCTTCACCGACTCGACGGACTTCACGTTGTCGACGGTGTGGGGACAGGCGACCTGCGGCGTGAGCGCTCCCGCGTCGACGTGGATCACGCGGTCGTAGGCGGCGTCGGGGTCCGGACCGAAGATCTCGATCCGCTCCTTCACGCCCGCCTCCTCCTTCAGGTAGCGCAGCGTCTCGGAATCGGGCGGGACCACGCCGGCGGTGGCGCCGGCCTCGACCGCCATGTTGCAGAGCACCAGCCGTCCCGACGTGGACATCGCGTGGATCGCCGGGCCCGTGAACTCGAGGACCTTGTAGTTCGCCCCCTCCGCCGAGATCTCCCCGATCAGGTGGAGGATCAGGTCTTTCGGATAGACGTCGTCGCGGAAGGCGCCGTTCACCACGACCTGGATGGTGCCGGGCACCTCGACGTTCAGGATGCGCCCCAGCGTCCAGACCGAGGCCATCTCGGTCGCGCCGATGCCGAACGCGAAGGCGCCCAGCGCGCCATGCGTCGTGGTGTGGCTGTCGGTGCCCACCACGACCGCGCCGGGTCGGACGTAACCGTTC
This window encodes:
- a CDS encoding 3-isopropylmalate dehydratase large subunit; translated protein: MGMTYVQKLLARALGRRDLAVGDVVEPPVDLAMSHENAALVLNQFHEIFQGTGRDPRVWDSQKIAIVFDHRVPAESAKTASNQKKVREFVARAGIAKFHDVRGDVGGICHQILPENGYVRPGAVVVGTDSHTTTHGALGAFAFGIGATEMASVWTLGRILNVEVPGTIQVVVNGAFRDDVYPKDLILHLIGEISAEGANYKVLEFTGPAIHAMSTSGRLVLCNMAVEAGATAGVVPPDSETLRYLKEEAGVKERIEIFGPDPDAAYDRVIHVDAGALTPQVACPHTVDNVKSVESVKGTKVQQIVIGSCTNGRLDDIEVAARTLRGRKVAAGTRMLVFPASWRIFHQALDRGYLRDLMEAGAVVCNPGCGPCLGVHQGALGDGEVALSTTNRNFKGRMGNPTGEVYLCSPAVAAASAVSGVITDPREAH